Sequence from the Clostridia bacterium genome:
TTCAATTTCCGATAAGGAGGATAACTGTTAATCTTGCCCCTGCCGATATAAGAAAAGAAGGCTCAAATTACGATTTACCTATTGCTATTAGCATATTGAATTGTATGGGAATTTTGGGTGATGTTAATATTAGAGATTTTGTAATATTAGGTGAATTATCATTGGATGGCCATATAAGGGCTATAAAAGGTGCCCTTCCTATGGCTATTTCTATAAAACAACTGGGGTACAATGATATCATTGTACCAGCAGGCAATGCTGGTGAGTTATCTTTGTTGGAGGGGTTGAATATTTATCCTGTGGATACATTGATTGATGTAGTAGAATTTTTGACAGGCACCAAACGAATAGCTAAAATAAGTTGTGACCGCCTTAACTTAAAACATAGAGTTAATACTGACGATGATTTCTCCGATGTAAAAGGGCAACAGTTTGTCAAGAGGGGGTTGGAAATTGGTGCAGCCGGCTCACATAACATAATTATGATAGGCCCTCCAGGTTCCGGTAAGACTATGTTAGCTAGGAGGATACCAACAATTTTACCGGATATGACTTTTGATGAAGCTATGGAAGTGACCAAGATACATAGTATAGCAGGTAAATTGAATAAAGCATCCATAATAACAATCAGGCCATTTAGAACACCCCATCACACGATATCAAATTCATCACTTGTAGGTGGAGGAGTGATTCCCGGTCCAGGAGAGGTAAGTTTGGCACATAGAGGTGTGCTATTTTTGGATGAAATACCTGAGTTCAAAAGAGATGCCTTGGAAGTGTTGAGGCAACCTTTGGAGGATGGAAAAGTGACAATTGCAAGGGTAAATGCTACAGTAACCTTTCCTGCCGAGTTCATGCTTGTAGCAAGCATGAATCCATGTCCGTGCGGGTATTTTGGGGATTTAAAGCGGGAGTGCCGATGTACACCCAATCAGATAAGAAGGTACCTAGGTAAAATATCAGGCCCTATGTTGGACAGGATAGATATTCAACTTGAGGTTCCTGCATTGGATTATCAAGACATGGTTTCAAAAGAGAAAAATGAAAGTTCAGCTCAGATTAAAGAAAGAGTGGACAAAGCTAGGGAAATACAACTAGATCGCTATAGAAAGGAAAAAATTTATTTTAATAGCCAGCTGAGCACAAAATTGATAAAGAAATACTGCATGATGGATAAAGACAGTAAAAAGCTTTTGGAAAATGCGTTTGAAAAATTAAAATTAAGCATGCGTGCTTATAACAAAATCATAAAAATAGCACGTACTGTCGCTGATATAGAAGGAGAAGAATGGATTAGAGAAAATCATATAGCCGAGGTTATTCAATATAGAACACTTGATAGAAAGTACTGGACAGG
This genomic interval carries:
- a CDS encoding YifB family Mg chelatase-like AAA ATPase, yielding MISKVKSCALIGLNGHIVEVETDISSGLPCFDIVGLPDTSVRESKERVRAAIKNSNFQFPIRRITVNLAPADIRKEGSNYDLPIAISILNCMGILGDVNIRDFVILGELSLDGHIRAIKGALPMAISIKQLGYNDIIVPAGNAGELSLLEGLNIYPVDTLIDVVEFLTGTKRIAKISCDRLNLKHRVNTDDDFSDVKGQQFVKRGLEIGAAGSHNIIMIGPPGSGKTMLARRIPTILPDMTFDEAMEVTKIHSIAGKLNKASIITIRPFRTPHHTISNSSLVGGGVIPGPGEVSLAHRGVLFLDEIPEFKRDALEVLRQPLEDGKVTIARVNATVTFPAEFMLVASMNPCPCGYFGDLKRECRCTPNQIRRYLGKISGPMLDRIDIQLEVPALDYQDMVSKEKNESSAQIKERVDKAREIQLDRYRKEKIYFNSQLSTKLIKKYCMMDKDSKKLLENAFEKLKLSMRAYNKIIKIARTVADIEGEEWIRENHIAEVIQYRTLDRKYWTGKL